One region of Strigops habroptila isolate Jane chromosome 11, bStrHab1.2.pri, whole genome shotgun sequence genomic DNA includes:
- the LOC115614145 gene encoding 2'-5'-oligoadenylate synthase 1-like isoform X1, with the protein MDVRQGTSTNGLRTVATNRLDTWIMETLQPSTDFCRQVKQTVKQICDFLKEDCFETGIRVHKTVKGGSAGKGTALQNNSDADVVLFLSCFSSYQQQKQKRRYILDLIEKRLHTCRQSLTFTVNISEPRYKGPGSTPRSLSLTLCSKDTLESIEVDILPAYDALGQLILDAPPDASVYIGLLKASSDPGEFSPCFTELQKKFVKRCPAKLKNLLRLVKHWYKELLKPRYPTADLPPKYALELLTIYAWEEGTGCSDSFVTAEGFRTVLELLCRHQEICIYWEKYYSLQHNQIGAHIKTLLRSPCPIILDPADPTGILGQGKNWNLVAQEAAGHRSLPCVSTAQPWAVEVRLLALQHSTPLPTLQLCPAALVSLQPARPVKIEVRQLLGTSLSRTISPGTTVRQLKEAIEQEWGIPCYQQRLAQEGPGRSSVVLQDGETLASYGIFYSTTLLLLQTEPQAMEIFVKDDKNRTTTYTVLPTTTVRQLKEQIRSRQGPPTDQQRLTYGSRELEDRHTLAHYDVQPRSTIFMLLRLRGGTDPQHARFPA; encoded by the exons ATGGATGTGCGACAGGGGACATCCACGAACGGGCTGAGGACGGTGGCCACCAACAGGCTGGACACCTGGATCATGGAgaccctgcagcccagcacgGATTTCTGCAGGCAGGTGAAGCAGACGGTGAAGCAGATCTGTGATTTCCTGAAGGAGGACTGCTTCGAGACTGGCATCCGCGTCCACAAGACTGTCAAG GGTGGCTCAGCAGGCAAGGGCACAGCTTTGCAGAACAACTCCGATGCTGACGTGGTGCTCTTCCTTAGCTGCTTCTCCAGCtaccagcagcagaagcagaagaggaggtATATCCTGGATTTGATTGAGAAGAGACTGCACacctgcaggcagagcctgaCGTTCACTGTGAACATCAGTGAGCCCCGTTACAAGGGTCCTGGTAGTACACCGCGCTCCCTCAGCCTCACTCTCTGCTCCAAGGACACCTTGGAGTCCATCGAGGTGGACATCCTGCCTGCCTACGATGCTTTGG GGCAGTTGATCCTGGATGCCCCACCAGATGCAAGTGTGTACATAGGGCTGCTGAAAGCTAGCAGTGACCCCGGGGAGTTCTCTCCCTGCttcactgagctgcagaaaaagTTTGTGAAGCGCTGCCCTGCCAAGCTGAAGAATCTCCTGCGCCTGGTGAAGCACTGGTACAAGGAG CTGCTGAAGCCACGGTACCCCACTGCAGACCTGCCCCCCAAGTatgccctggagctgctgacCATCTACGCCTGGGAAGAGGGCACAGGCTGCTCTGACTCCTTTGTCACGGCTGAAGGCTTCCGTAccgtgctggagctgctgtgccgGCACCAGGAGATCTGCATCTACTGGGAGAAGTACTACTCGCTCCAGCACAACCAGATCGGTGCCCACATCAAGACGCTGCTGCGCAGTCCCTG CCCTATCATCCTGGACCCCGCCGACCCAACAGGGATCCTCGGCCAAGGCAAGAATTGGAATCTGGTGGCACAGGAAGCTGCTGGCCACCGTTCCCTGCCCTGCGTCAGTActgcccagccctgggctgtgGAGGTAAGGCTGCTTGCCCTGCAGCATTCTACCCCTCTCCCAACCCTGCAGCTTTGCCCAGCTGCTCttgtgtccctgcagccagcccgGCCTGTGAAGATCGAGGTGAGGCAGCTGCTGGGCACCAGCCTGAGCAGGACCATCAGCCCTGGCACCACCGTCCGGCAACTGAAGGAGGCAATTGAGCAGGAGTGGGGCATCCCTTGTTACCAGCAGCGCCTGGCACAGGAGGGGCCGGGCAGGAGTTCTGTTGTCCTACAGGATGGCGAGACCCTGGCCTCCTATGGCATCTTCTACAGCaccactctgctgctgctgcagacagagcCCCAAGCGATGGAGATCTTTGTGAAGGATGACAAGAACCGGACAACCACCTACACGGTGCTGCCTACCACCACCGTCCGGCAGCTGAAGGAGCAAATCCGCAGCCGTCAGGGGCCGCCCACTGACCAGCAGCGCCTGACATATGGCTCTCGGGAGCTGGAGGACCGGCACACGCTGGCACACTATGACGTCCAGCCCAGGAGCACAATCTTCATGCTCCTGCGGCTCCGTGGGGGCACAGACCCCCAGCACGCCCGGTTCCCTGCCTGA
- the LOC115614145 gene encoding 2'-5'-oligoadenylate synthase 1-like isoform X2, which produces MDVRQGTSTNGLRTVATNRLDTWIMETLQPSTDFCRQVKQTVKQICDFLKEDCFETGIRVHKTVKGGSAGKGTALQNNSDADVVLFLSCFSSYQQQKQKRRYILDLIEKRLHTCRQSLTFTVNISEPRYKGPGSTPRSLSLTLCSKDTLESIEVDILPAYDALGQLILDAPPDASVYIGLLKASSDPGEFSPCFTELQKKFVKRCPAKLKNLLRLVKHWYKELLKPRYPTADLPPKYALELLTIYAWEEGTGCSDSFVTAEGFRTVLELLCRHQEICIYWEKYYSLQHNQIGAHIKTLLRSPCPIILDPADPTGILGQGKNWNLVAQEAAGHRSLPCVSTAQPWAVEPARPVKIEVRQLLGTSLSRTISPGTTVRQLKEAIEQEWGIPCYQQRLAQEGPGRSSVVLQDGETLASYGIFYSTTLLLLQTEPQAMEIFVKDDKNRTTTYTVLPTTTVRQLKEQIRSRQGPPTDQQRLTYGSRELEDRHTLAHYDVQPRSTIFMLLRLRGGTDPQHARFPA; this is translated from the exons ATGGATGTGCGACAGGGGACATCCACGAACGGGCTGAGGACGGTGGCCACCAACAGGCTGGACACCTGGATCATGGAgaccctgcagcccagcacgGATTTCTGCAGGCAGGTGAAGCAGACGGTGAAGCAGATCTGTGATTTCCTGAAGGAGGACTGCTTCGAGACTGGCATCCGCGTCCACAAGACTGTCAAG GGTGGCTCAGCAGGCAAGGGCACAGCTTTGCAGAACAACTCCGATGCTGACGTGGTGCTCTTCCTTAGCTGCTTCTCCAGCtaccagcagcagaagcagaagaggaggtATATCCTGGATTTGATTGAGAAGAGACTGCACacctgcaggcagagcctgaCGTTCACTGTGAACATCAGTGAGCCCCGTTACAAGGGTCCTGGTAGTACACCGCGCTCCCTCAGCCTCACTCTCTGCTCCAAGGACACCTTGGAGTCCATCGAGGTGGACATCCTGCCTGCCTACGATGCTTTGG GGCAGTTGATCCTGGATGCCCCACCAGATGCAAGTGTGTACATAGGGCTGCTGAAAGCTAGCAGTGACCCCGGGGAGTTCTCTCCCTGCttcactgagctgcagaaaaagTTTGTGAAGCGCTGCCCTGCCAAGCTGAAGAATCTCCTGCGCCTGGTGAAGCACTGGTACAAGGAG CTGCTGAAGCCACGGTACCCCACTGCAGACCTGCCCCCCAAGTatgccctggagctgctgacCATCTACGCCTGGGAAGAGGGCACAGGCTGCTCTGACTCCTTTGTCACGGCTGAAGGCTTCCGTAccgtgctggagctgctgtgccgGCACCAGGAGATCTGCATCTACTGGGAGAAGTACTACTCGCTCCAGCACAACCAGATCGGTGCCCACATCAAGACGCTGCTGCGCAGTCCCTG CCCTATCATCCTGGACCCCGCCGACCCAACAGGGATCCTCGGCCAAGGCAAGAATTGGAATCTGGTGGCACAGGAAGCTGCTGGCCACCGTTCCCTGCCCTGCGTCAGTActgcccagccctgggctgtgGAG ccagcccgGCCTGTGAAGATCGAGGTGAGGCAGCTGCTGGGCACCAGCCTGAGCAGGACCATCAGCCCTGGCACCACCGTCCGGCAACTGAAGGAGGCAATTGAGCAGGAGTGGGGCATCCCTTGTTACCAGCAGCGCCTGGCACAGGAGGGGCCGGGCAGGAGTTCTGTTGTCCTACAGGATGGCGAGACCCTGGCCTCCTATGGCATCTTCTACAGCaccactctgctgctgctgcagacagagcCCCAAGCGATGGAGATCTTTGTGAAGGATGACAAGAACCGGACAACCACCTACACGGTGCTGCCTACCACCACCGTCCGGCAGCTGAAGGAGCAAATCCGCAGCCGTCAGGGGCCGCCCACTGACCAGCAGCGCCTGACATATGGCTCTCGGGAGCTGGAGGACCGGCACACGCTGGCACACTATGACGTCCAGCCCAGGAGCACAATCTTCATGCTCCTGCGGCTCCGTGGGGGCACAGACCCCCAGCACGCCCGGTTCCCTGCCTGA